In one window of Pseudodesulfovibrio sediminis DNA:
- a CDS encoding SHOCT domain-containing protein, giving the protein MFNCNWGFMTGFGPGGGMGGFGFLFNLFIFGLLIFLAYKLIQRLSRPDGTRDREDSLEILKRKYANGEITTEEFSRMREILRS; this is encoded by the coding sequence TTGCAATTGGGGATTCATGACCGGCTTCGGCCCGGGAGGCGGCATGGGCGGATTCGGCTTTCTTTTCAATCTGTTTATCTTCGGGTTGCTGATTTTTCTGGCCTACAAGCTTATCCAGAGACTCTCCCGCCCAGATGGCACGCGCGACAGAGAAGATTCCCTCGAAATCCTGAAGCGCAAGTATGCGAACGGTGAGATCACTACCGAGGAATTCAGCAGAATGCGTGAAATTCTCCGCTCATAA